In a single window of the bacterium BMS3Abin14 genome:
- the fsr gene encoding fosmidomycin resistance protein codes for MKDRENSEDNGFQLNNVALIATAHLVHDIYSSFLAPILPLLIAKFGLSYTMAGLLTVAQRAPFLFNPLMGLLVDRIRTRYFLILAPAITAVSMSLLGVAPNYAVLVVLLLSMGIGAMCFHVPGPVMMKAVSGNRVGQGMGYFMLGGEAARSIGPLVILGAVSLWGLEGTWKLIPFGLVASAILFFRFRKMVVQRPAPSRSGRSGIRHTLKGFLPFFGILAGYTLFTSLMRFTLMIFLPTYLTGRGEDLWFAGISLSILEVTGAVGTFYGGGLSDRLGRRKLLLIVSLVSPVLGLMFLLTHGWVSIAVLLVLGFSLFAGTPVVLALVQEVRSDRPAFINSIYMTMSFLSSAFTAVAIGWGGDHFGLDNTFRIAFSLSFLAVPFVWFLADRHLGVRP; via the coding sequence ATGAAGGACAGGGAAAACAGCGAAGACAACGGCTTCCAGTTAAACAATGTAGCCCTTATCGCCACGGCGCACCTGGTGCACGATATCTATTCGTCCTTCCTCGCGCCCATCCTTCCTCTCCTCATCGCCAAGTTCGGGCTTTCCTACACTATGGCCGGCCTGCTTACCGTCGCGCAGCGCGCGCCGTTCCTGTTCAATCCGCTGATGGGCTTGTTGGTCGACCGGATTCGAACCCGCTACTTTTTGATCCTTGCGCCCGCCATCACCGCTGTTTCCATGTCCCTGCTGGGTGTGGCACCCAATTACGCCGTTCTGGTGGTTCTTCTGCTGTCCATGGGAATCGGGGCCATGTGTTTTCACGTGCCCGGGCCCGTGATGATGAAGGCGGTTTCAGGAAATCGGGTGGGTCAGGGAATGGGCTACTTCATGCTGGGCGGCGAGGCGGCGCGGAGCATCGGTCCGTTGGTTATCCTTGGCGCAGTGTCGCTGTGGGGGCTGGAGGGGACCTGGAAACTCATCCCATTCGGGTTGGTAGCGTCCGCAATCCTCTTTTTTCGTTTCAGGAAGATGGTTGTCCAGAGGCCTGCCCCGTCACGATCCGGGCGGTCCGGCATACGTCACACTCTGAAGGGATTTCTCCCATTTTTTGGAATCCTGGCGGGCTACACCCTGTTCACATCACTGATGCGCTTCACCCTGATGATCTTCCTGCCCACATACCTTACAGGCAGGGGGGAGGATCTGTGGTTTGCTGGAATTTCGCTTTCCATCCTTGAGGTGACCGGCGCTGTCGGCACTTTCTATGGAGGGGGACTTTCGGACCGATTGGGCAGGAGGAAGCTTCTTCTGATAGTGTCCCTGGTATCACCGGTGCTGGGATTGATGTTCCTCCTGACCCATGGATGGGTGTCCATAGCAGTGCTGTTGGTTCTGGGATTTTCCCTCTTTGCCGGCACTCCAGTGGTTCTGGCTCTGGTGCAGGAAGTGCGGTCGGACCGACCGGCCTTTATCAACAGTATCTATATGACCATGAGTTTTCTTTCCAGCGCATTCACGGCAGTCGCCATAGGTTGGGGCGGCGACCATTTCGGACTGGACAACACCTTCCGAATTGCGTTTTCCCTTTCCTTCCTCGCAGTGCCCTTTGTCTGGTTTCTCGCCGACCGCCATCTTGGGGTCAGGCCGTGA